A single window of Streptomyces sp. NBC_00464 DNA harbors:
- a CDS encoding DUF397 domain-containing protein produces MAIRQGATENWTKSSYSGGNGACVEVKSPLVQAIAVRDSKAPEGPSLTFVPGAWTAFVRDVAEGSINA; encoded by the coding sequence ATGGCCATTCGTCAGGGTGCTACGGAAAACTGGACGAAGTCGTCGTATTCCGGGGGCAACGGCGCCTGCGTCGAAGTCAAGTCCCCTCTCGTGCAGGCGATTGCCGTACGTGACTCGAAGGCCCCCGAAGGCCCTTCGCTCACCTTCGTCCCCGGCGCGTGGACCGCATTCGTGCGTGATGTGGCCGAGGGCTCCATCAACGCCTGA
- a CDS encoding helix-turn-helix domain-containing protein: MPSNVNPTVRRRRLGQELRRLREIKGMTAEEVAERLLVSQSKISRLENGRRSISQRDVRDLCGVYEVEDVRVVDSLMQMAKDSRQQGWWHAFGDIPYSVYIGLETDAESLRVYEPQVIPGLLQTRQYAEALINGALPEAPQSDIDKRVSVRSRRQDRITAPEHPLRLWAVIDESALRRLVGGKQAMIEQLERLVELSHLPHVTVQVLPFDMGAHPGINGQYAILEFPDAADSSVVYIEGVTSDLYLEKANDVQRYSVMYEHLRAQALNVEQTRHFIDGIAKEYTRLNAT, translated from the coding sequence GTGCCGTCCAACGTCAATCCCACCGTCAGGCGACGCCGGTTGGGTCAGGAATTGCGCCGACTCCGCGAGATCAAGGGCATGACGGCCGAGGAGGTCGCGGAGCGGCTGCTGGTCTCGCAGTCCAAGATCAGCCGCCTGGAGAACGGCCGCCGCTCCATCAGCCAGCGCGACGTACGCGATCTCTGCGGGGTGTACGAGGTCGAGGACGTCCGGGTCGTCGACTCGCTCATGCAGATGGCCAAGGACTCCCGCCAGCAGGGCTGGTGGCATGCCTTCGGCGACATCCCGTACAGCGTCTACATCGGCCTGGAGACCGATGCCGAGTCACTGCGGGTGTACGAACCCCAGGTGATCCCCGGCCTGCTGCAGACCCGGCAGTACGCCGAGGCGCTGATCAACGGCGCGCTTCCGGAGGCCCCGCAGTCGGACATCGACAAGCGCGTCAGCGTCCGTTCGCGCCGCCAGGACCGGATCACCGCTCCCGAGCACCCGCTGCGGCTGTGGGCGGTCATCGACGAGTCCGCGCTGCGCCGGCTGGTCGGCGGCAAGCAGGCGATGATCGAACAGCTGGAGCGTCTGGTGGAGCTGTCGCACCTGCCGCACGTGACCGTCCAGGTGCTGCCGTTCGACATGGGGGCACACCCGGGCATCAACGGGCAGTACGCCATTCTGGAATTCCCGGACGCCGCGGATTCCAGCGTGGTCTATATCGAGGGCGTCACCAGCGACCTCTATCTGGAGAAGGCGAATGACGTGCAGCGCTACAGCGTCATGTACGAGCACCTGCGGGCCCAGGCGCTGAATGTGGAACAGACCCGGCATTTCATCGACGGGATCGCGAAGGAGTACACCCGCCTGAACGCAACGTGA
- a CDS encoding GOLPH3/VPS74 family protein, translating into MGRSRRTIPEELLLLALDPTTGTTAQPQSLDLGLAGAQLVELALAGRIAPDGDRIAVVMPRPTGDPTLDSALELLRRRGSPVRAVHWIGGPRLGLRQIYLAHLERCGMVHAVAGQMCGVLPTTRYQATDTAISRDIRTRLDSAIRTGVPPDPRTAALAALAHAVGLGKHLYPGNEGRSSRSRLRDLIRHDPMGGLVAHAVMDVQNGAVAQPRRNQAAGVPLQQQVQSQSRRDSMAHTAVH; encoded by the coding sequence ATGGGCAGGAGCCGCAGAACAATTCCGGAGGAGCTTTTGCTGCTCGCTCTGGACCCGACCACGGGTACCACAGCGCAGCCGCAGTCGCTCGACCTCGGCCTGGCCGGGGCCCAGCTAGTAGAGCTGGCTCTGGCAGGACGGATAGCCCCTGATGGGGATCGTATCGCCGTGGTGATGCCACGGCCGACAGGAGATCCGACTCTGGACTCCGCACTGGAACTGCTGCGCAGACGCGGCAGCCCGGTCCGGGCCGTCCACTGGATCGGCGGACCCCGGCTGGGGCTCCGCCAGATTTACCTCGCTCATCTGGAGCGGTGCGGCATGGTGCATGCCGTGGCGGGCCAGATGTGCGGAGTGCTGCCGACGACTCGCTACCAGGCGACGGACACGGCAATCAGCCGGGACATCAGAACCAGGCTGGACAGTGCGATCCGCACCGGCGTACCGCCGGACCCGCGGACCGCGGCGCTCGCCGCACTGGCCCACGCGGTCGGACTCGGCAAGCACTTGTACCCCGGGAACGAGGGGCGCTCCTCGCGCTCCCGGCTCCGGGACCTGATCAGACATGACCCCATGGGCGGTCTCGTGGCGCATGCCGTGATGGACGTCCAGAACGGGGCGGTCGCACAACCGCGCCGCAACCAGGCGGCCGGAGTTCCGTTGCAACAGCAAGTGCAGTCGCAGTCACGCCGCGACAGCATGGCGCACACCGCGGTCCACTAG
- a CDS encoding serine hydrolase, translating into MSPRRMEEASVAGESPDKSEQQKSSGTTRSEADPRLAVFREPASPAESGGGVDTATAVFRTQRSAPEAEDAEGGAEDGAESGAVDEGAADADADAGVVEGDAVDEAASSGSAETDEVTAQEPEEGPEEGPEGPVEASVADLGAVEAPEASEGPVEPAEPVEGAEPAGADEPAASEEPEPAEPEEAAEPEGAAEPEGAAEPEEAVEPEEAVEPEEAAEPDPAAEPEGGDARLRAAVAAWVSKSDEAKGDGKSDAPRAEPELDAGSESAPESAPESDDASAAEPDGGDEQPADESPAEDSSVDESDESDESDESGDSGDSDSGESDDAAQPAEDERGIDQATAVFKAPKLPRVDQPTTALKITPPPAESKPGTGARPESPAERTSKFVPLRADDVRPAPAPPAPRAPEAPAPEPAAGAGRQQPDASLSGAERTRQQPMPPRPPLDLLAELTNTPPPAETPVRTAVRRVKIWTPLVLLLLIVFAIVQMVRPLPTPVLTMTAESSYTFKGGDLNLSWPEQGQSAVTVDGVGSLGSAGAQKPAPIASVAKIMTAYVVLKEHPLTGKEQGEKITVDQQAEDESKLDDESTAPISKGQQFTEKQLLQLLMIPSGNNAARLFARWDSSETEFVAKMNAAAKDLGMTGTTYTDPSGLKKTTVSTAVDQLKLARAVMQNEVLREIVDTPQIQIEGVDGTIYNNNSILLQPGVSGIKTGSSTPAGGNLVWSANTVVDGKKLWIYGAVMGQQAGTGQPYDSLVMSLNNSLKLIQDAQKAVTSATVVKKGDVVGYVDDGFGGRTPLVATGDLKAKGWPGLKVELSVQGNGEEISRSMKAGTKVGVVTVGTGPGKVSAPVALQEDLKDPAFGQKLTRIG; encoded by the coding sequence ATGTCCCCGCGCCGCATGGAGGAGGCATCGGTGGCGGGCGAGTCCCCCGACAAGTCGGAGCAGCAGAAGTCGTCGGGAACGACTCGGAGCGAGGCCGATCCGCGGCTTGCCGTGTTCCGCGAACCCGCCTCTCCGGCGGAGTCCGGAGGCGGTGTGGACACGGCGACGGCTGTTTTCCGCACGCAGCGGTCCGCGCCGGAGGCGGAGGACGCCGAGGGCGGTGCCGAGGATGGGGCCGAGAGCGGTGCCGTGGACGAGGGTGCGGCGGATGCGGATGCGGATGCCGGTGTCGTCGAGGGTGACGCGGTCGACGAGGCCGCTTCGAGTGGCTCCGCCGAGACCGATGAGGTGACCGCTCAGGAGCCCGAGGAAGGCCCCGAGGAAGGCCCTGAGGGCCCGGTGGAGGCCTCTGTGGCCGATCTGGGCGCCGTGGAGGCCCCCGAGGCGTCCGAGGGGCCGGTGGAGCCTGCGGAGCCCGTGGAGGGGGCAGAGCCCGCCGGTGCCGACGAGCCTGCCGCGTCCGAGGAGCCCGAGCCCGCTGAGCCCGAGGAGGCTGCTGAGCCCGAGGGGGCTGCTGAGCCCGAGGGGGCTGCTGAGCCCGAGGAGGCTGTCGAGCCCGAGGAGGCTGTCGAGCCCGAGGAGGCTGCCGAGCCCGATCCGGCTGCCGAGCCCGAGGGGGGCGACGCGCGGTTGCGTGCAGCCGTTGCCGCATGGGTGTCCAAGAGCGACGAGGCGAAGGGCGACGGGAAGAGTGATGCGCCCCGTGCCGAGCCTGAGCTCGATGCCGGGTCCGAGTCCGCTCCCGAGTCCGCTCCCGAGTCCGACGATGCCTCCGCTGCGGAGCCGGACGGTGGCGACGAGCAGCCTGCTGACGAGTCCCCTGCCGAGGATTCCTCTGTCGACGAGTCCGACGAGTCCGACGAGTCCGACGAGTCAGGCGATTCCGGCGACTCCGACTCCGGCGAATCCGACGACGCGGCGCAGCCCGCCGAGGACGAGCGCGGAATCGATCAGGCGACGGCCGTCTTCAAGGCGCCGAAGCTGCCCCGCGTCGACCAGCCCACGACCGCGCTGAAGATCACCCCGCCACCGGCGGAGTCGAAGCCCGGGACCGGGGCCCGGCCGGAGTCCCCTGCCGAGCGGACCAGCAAGTTCGTCCCGTTGCGGGCGGACGACGTACGCCCGGCCCCCGCACCCCCCGCCCCCCGCGCGCCGGAGGCACCCGCACCTGAACCCGCAGCCGGTGCCGGTCGGCAGCAGCCCGACGCGTCGCTCAGCGGCGCCGAGCGGACCCGGCAGCAGCCGATGCCGCCCAGGCCGCCGCTCGATCTGCTGGCCGAGCTGACGAACACCCCGCCGCCGGCGGAGACCCCGGTCCGCACGGCCGTGCGCCGGGTCAAGATCTGGACCCCGCTGGTCCTCCTGCTGCTGATCGTGTTTGCGATCGTGCAGATGGTGCGTCCGTTGCCGACCCCCGTGCTCACGATGACGGCGGAGTCGTCGTACACCTTCAAGGGCGGCGATCTGAACCTCTCCTGGCCGGAGCAGGGGCAGTCGGCGGTCACCGTGGACGGTGTCGGCTCGCTCGGTTCGGCGGGGGCGCAGAAGCCGGCGCCCATCGCCAGCGTCGCCAAGATCATGACGGCGTACGTGGTGCTCAAGGAGCACCCGCTCACCGGCAAGGAGCAGGGCGAGAAGATCACCGTCGATCAGCAGGCCGAGGACGAGTCCAAGCTCGATGACGAGTCCACCGCGCCGATCAGCAAGGGGCAGCAGTTCACCGAGAAGCAGCTGCTGCAACTCCTGATGATCCCCTCCGGGAACAACGCCGCGCGCCTCTTCGCCCGCTGGGACTCCTCCGAGACCGAGTTCGTCGCGAAGATGAACGCCGCGGCCAAGGACCTCGGGATGACCGGCACCACGTACACGGACCCGAGCGGTCTGAAGAAGACGACGGTCTCCACCGCTGTCGACCAGCTGAAGCTGGCCAGGGCCGTGATGCAGAACGAGGTGCTCCGGGAGATCGTGGACACTCCGCAGATCCAGATCGAGGGCGTCGACGGGACGATCTACAACAACAACTCGATCCTGCTGCAGCCGGGTGTGAGCGGCATCAAGACCGGCTCCTCCACGCCGGCCGGCGGCAACCTCGTCTGGTCGGCCAACACGGTCGTGGACGGCAAGAAGCTCTGGATCTACGGTGCGGTCATGGGGCAGCAGGCGGGCACCGGGCAGCCGTACGACAGCCTGGTGATGTCGCTGAACAACAGCCTCAAGCTGATCCAGGACGCACAGAAGGCCGTGACGTCCGCCACGGTCGTGAAGAAGGGCGATGTCGTCGGATACGTCGACGACGGCTTCGGCGGCCGCACTCCGCTGGTCGCGACCGGTGACCTCAAGGCGAAGGGCTGGCCGGGCCTCAAGGTCGAGCTGTCCGTGCAGGGCAACGGCGAGGAGATCTCGCGCAGCATGAAGGCGGGCACGAAGGTCGGCGTGGTGACGGTGGGGACGGGCCCCGGCAAGGTCAGCGCCCCGGTCGCCCTCCAGGAGGATCTGAAGGACCCGGCCTTCGGCCAGAAGCTGACCCGGATCGGCTGA
- a CDS encoding MFS transporter, which yields MTTAEPTRAGSTDPASSVRSDSGADGPDGPDLRNGPDGTPRFTGHFDGLKQRCLRHPVLLTTAVAAAVHILWFLFFANSGGDIAAQDAWAEFVGRHPGTAYNLAWYGGMHPVSYSVVSPYLMSLLGVRSTMMIAGTVSAGLTSLILYRVKAVRNPLACSMAGVFAYLCNALSGRVTFGLGMMFAVGATAAVFCWPHRWRYKRWAKAAVAAPLAALATAGSPVAGLFLGVIAAALFLNKRRPGAYALGLAPVVVVALSAWLFPFSGTQPMSIATLSGPFIFAVLVFFLVPADWKTVRTAAAVYGIGTLLTYVIDSQIGSNVSRMAMLFAGVVLLAALPYTVPRSRKWYALVLAFAGLNFWIGFKGVDDIVKTAPTASWARALAPMVDQLQQVGADRGRVEVVPPSSHREAAAMLPYVNLARGWNRQADMERNPLFYDDTLDAVNYRQWLDRWAVHYVVLPTGDPDSSGAVQEAELVGNGLPYLKAIWSDENWRLFAVDSPVPMADPPATVDEASAEELTIHVKKAGRVLIRIPFSRWLAVVDDEGNSLERPQETEASKQRADKDTPKSFVNTNGCLIKVEEDEHGDEWTELLAPRPGVYRLGAPYQLSPGTPCPDELR from the coding sequence GTGACCACGGCCGAGCCGACACGGGCGGGCAGTACGGATCCCGCAAGCTCCGTGAGGAGCGACAGCGGGGCAGACGGACCGGACGGACCGGATCTACGGAACGGACCGGACGGAACTCCTCGCTTCACCGGGCATTTCGACGGCCTCAAGCAGCGATGTCTGCGGCACCCCGTGCTGCTGACGACCGCCGTGGCGGCGGCCGTCCACATCCTCTGGTTCCTCTTCTTCGCCAACAGCGGCGGTGACATCGCGGCTCAGGACGCCTGGGCCGAGTTCGTCGGCCGGCATCCCGGGACCGCGTACAACCTGGCCTGGTACGGGGGCATGCACCCCGTCTCGTACAGCGTCGTCTCGCCGTATCTGATGTCGCTGCTCGGCGTCCGTTCGACGATGATGATCGCCGGGACGGTCTCGGCGGGGCTGACCTCGCTGATCCTGTACCGGGTGAAGGCGGTGCGCAATCCGCTGGCCTGCTCGATGGCGGGTGTCTTCGCGTATCTGTGCAACGCGCTGTCGGGCCGGGTGACGTTCGGGCTCGGCATGATGTTCGCGGTCGGTGCGACGGCGGCGGTCTTCTGCTGGCCCCACCGCTGGCGGTACAAGCGCTGGGCGAAGGCGGCCGTGGCCGCACCGCTGGCCGCGCTCGCGACGGCGGGCAGCCCGGTGGCCGGGCTCTTCCTCGGGGTGATCGCGGCCGCGCTGTTCCTGAACAAGCGGCGCCCCGGCGCGTACGCCCTGGGGCTGGCGCCGGTCGTCGTGGTGGCGCTGTCCGCGTGGCTGTTCCCGTTCTCCGGTACCCAGCCGATGTCGATCGCGACGCTGTCGGGGCCGTTCATCTTCGCCGTTCTCGTCTTCTTCCTGGTGCCGGCCGACTGGAAGACGGTGCGCACCGCGGCCGCCGTGTACGGCATCGGGACACTGCTGACCTATGTGATCGACTCGCAGATCGGCTCGAACGTCTCGCGGATGGCGATGCTGTTCGCCGGAGTCGTGCTGCTTGCCGCGCTGCCGTACACCGTGCCCCGCTCCCGTAAGTGGTACGCGCTGGTCCTCGCGTTCGCCGGGCTGAACTTCTGGATCGGCTTCAAGGGCGTCGACGACATCGTCAAGACCGCGCCCACCGCGTCGTGGGCGCGTGCGCTGGCTCCGATGGTCGATCAGCTCCAGCAGGTCGGTGCGGACCGGGGCCGGGTCGAGGTGGTCCCCCCGAGCAGCCACCGGGAGGCGGCCGCGATGCTGCCGTACGTCAATCTGGCGCGCGGCTGGAACCGGCAGGCCGACATGGAGCGCAATCCGCTCTTCTACGACGACACCCTGGACGCCGTCAACTACCGCCAGTGGCTCGACCGCTGGGCCGTGCACTACGTGGTGCTGCCCACGGGCGACCCGGACTCCAGCGGCGCCGTCCAGGAGGCGGAGCTGGTCGGCAACGGGCTGCCGTACCTCAAGGCGATCTGGTCCGACGAGAACTGGCGGCTCTTCGCGGTCGACAGCCCCGTGCCGATGGCCGATCCGCCGGCGACGGTGGACGAGGCCAGTGCCGAGGAGCTGACCATCCATGTGAAGAAGGCGGGCCGGGTGCTGATCCGTATCCCGTTCTCGCGCTGGCTCGCCGTCGTCGACGACGAGGGCAACAGCCTGGAGCGGCCGCAGGAGACCGAGGCGTCCAAGCAGCGTGCGGACAAGGACACCCCGAAGTCGTTCGTGAACACGAACGGCTGCCTGATCAAGGTGGAGGAGGACGAGCACGGCGACGAGTGGACCGAACTGCTCGCCCCGCGCCCCGGCGTGTACCGGCTCGGTGCTCCCTACCAGCTGTCGCCCGGGACGCCGTGCCCGGACGAACTGCGCTGA
- a CDS encoding adhesin: MRCPDCVGVRRTGGGDGTWIARETLAGRISTLPGSRRAWLAAGVVVLAGSLVTAVSLLASAGGETRVGAAGRAGAGAGDRVGGAPTRISPSDAGTVTTAPAPASSPAATPSEPGSRRPSAPAPAPPSPYRYTAWAGPGCSTGEYRELGRFENGDAGWYTVASGGFHDGSCDGRFSAVPMSGSPDEDRGNTATWSWHLGSGFRECALTVFVPRSDRDRDVAGNPTVYRVLSDPADADSAYTGFAVRQTAHRGTAVEVRSYPVKGETFAVQLIDRGRDWGSMELVGAHHAAAQLKAACR, encoded by the coding sequence ATGCGCTGTCCCGACTGCGTCGGTGTGAGGCGTACGGGCGGCGGGGACGGTACGTGGATCGCCCGGGAGACGCTCGCGGGCCGGATATCCACCCTGCCGGGGAGCCGTAGGGCCTGGCTGGCGGCGGGCGTCGTGGTGCTGGCCGGCTCCCTGGTCACGGCCGTGTCGCTCCTCGCGTCGGCGGGCGGCGAGACCCGTGTCGGGGCGGCCGGCCGCGCGGGCGCCGGGGCCGGTGACCGGGTGGGCGGCGCTCCCACCAGGATCAGCCCCTCGGACGCCGGAACGGTCACCACCGCACCCGCACCCGCGTCCTCACCGGCCGCGACACCGTCGGAGCCCGGCAGCCGCCGCCCGTCCGCACCAGCACCGGCGCCCCCGTCGCCCTACCGCTACACGGCGTGGGCGGGCCCCGGCTGCTCGACGGGGGAGTACCGCGAGCTCGGGCGCTTCGAGAACGGTGACGCGGGCTGGTACACGGTCGCCTCGGGCGGCTTCCACGACGGCTCGTGCGACGGCCGGTTCAGCGCCGTCCCGATGTCCGGCAGCCCGGACGAGGACCGCGGCAACACCGCCACCTGGTCCTGGCACCTGGGGTCCGGATTCCGTGAGTGCGCGCTGACCGTCTTCGTCCCGCGCTCGGACCGCGACCGGGATGTCGCCGGGAATCCCACCGTCTACCGGGTGCTCTCCGACCCCGCAGACGCGGACTCCGCGTACACGGGCTTCGCCGTACGCCAGACCGCGCACCGGGGCACCGCGGTCGAGGTGCGCAGCTACCCGGTCAAGGGCGAGACCTTCGCGGTCCAGCTGATCGACCGGGGCCGGGACTGGGGCAGCATGGAGCTGGTGGGCGCGCATCATGCGGCGGCGCAGCTGAAGGCCGCCTGCCGCTGA
- a CDS encoding glycosyltransferase family 39 protein codes for MFRTRAFAIPPRAEVPSGTRHRAGWVAAGPAALTLLLGLWGITRENSMWRDEAATWEAAHRTIPETVHMLDRIDVVHGLYYLFMHGVFAIAGDSLVTLRLPSVLAMAGAAALVSLLGSRLAGRCTGLACGLAFALIPAFQQYAQEGRPYALVTACTALACLLLVAAVESPGAGRWTAYGVTVLVAALLNWFSLLMLCAHAATIVLGRPPRGTVVRWGIASSCAVIGTLPLVVASGTQSQQVAWIRPVSPSTLYGLLLTLAAGALCAGAIRPGERLRTPIRPGERRRTPRRTPRRTPRGTRLPLTAVALPLLVLPPLVLLAASLAHPVYLTRYVLFHHIGLALLIGGACHALALRLRASPRRTIVGVMALAFAGLLPVQLSLRSANSRVDDVLATAESVAAVRETGDAVLYIPAARRDTALVSPTAFTGTRDLALVRSPAESGTLGGVERGPEQIAAAMRAVRRIVVVSDAGAPPATTDRDRAKQRVLKAYFVRCSATTARGRQVTVYLRRHDRGGCGPAGRGTEPPHAGQRP; via the coding sequence ATGTTCAGAACACGTGCATTCGCCATCCCGCCCCGGGCAGAGGTGCCGTCCGGAACACGACACCGTGCGGGATGGGTCGCGGCCGGGCCTGCGGCCCTCACCCTCCTTCTCGGCCTGTGGGGCATCACGCGCGAGAACAGCATGTGGCGCGACGAGGCGGCGACATGGGAAGCGGCCCACCGAACCATCCCCGAAACCGTGCACATGCTGGACCGGATCGATGTCGTCCACGGCCTCTACTACCTCTTCATGCACGGGGTGTTCGCGATCGCCGGGGACAGCCTCGTCACCCTGCGCCTGCCGTCCGTGCTGGCCATGGCAGGCGCCGCCGCCCTGGTCTCCCTCCTGGGCTCCCGGCTGGCCGGCCGCTGCACGGGACTGGCCTGCGGGCTGGCCTTCGCCCTGATCCCCGCGTTCCAGCAGTACGCGCAGGAGGGTCGCCCCTACGCCCTGGTGACGGCCTGTACGGCCCTGGCCTGCCTGCTCCTGGTCGCGGCGGTGGAGAGCCCGGGTGCGGGGCGCTGGACGGCGTACGGCGTGACCGTGCTGGTCGCGGCACTGCTCAACTGGTTCTCGCTCCTGATGCTGTGCGCCCACGCGGCAACGATCGTCCTGGGCCGCCCGCCGCGCGGCACCGTGGTGCGCTGGGGCATCGCCTCGTCCTGCGCCGTGATCGGCACGCTCCCCCTCGTGGTGGCGAGCGGGACGCAGTCGCAACAGGTCGCCTGGATCCGCCCCGTCAGCCCGAGCACGCTGTACGGCCTCCTGCTCACGCTGGCCGCAGGCGCCCTCTGCGCAGGGGCCATACGACCGGGAGAGCGCCTCCGCACACCCATACGGCCGGGAGAGCGCCGCCGCACACCCCGCCGCACACCCCGCCGCACACCCCGCGGCACGCGACTCCCGCTCACCGCGGTCGCCCTGCCCCTGCTCGTACTTCCCCCGCTCGTCCTGCTCGCGGCCTCCCTGGCCCATCCCGTCTACCTCACCCGCTACGTCCTGTTCCACCACATCGGGCTCGCCCTGCTCATCGGCGGAGCCTGCCACGCGCTCGCGCTCCGGCTGCGCGCCTCTCCCCGCCGGACGATCGTCGGGGTCATGGCTCTCGCCTTTGCCGGGCTGCTTCCCGTCCAGCTCTCCCTGCGCAGCGCGAACAGCCGGGTCGACGACGTGCTGGCCACGGCCGAGAGCGTCGCCGCCGTCCGCGAGACAGGTGACGCGGTGCTGTACATCCCCGCGGCACGCCGCGACACCGCCCTTGTCTCCCCCACCGCTTTCACCGGGACCAGAGACCTGGCCCTGGTCCGGAGCCCGGCGGAGTCCGGCACCCTGGGCGGCGTGGAGCGTGGCCCGGAGCAGATAGCCGCCGCGATGCGCGCCGTACGGCGGATCGTCGTCGTCAGTGACGCGGGGGCCCCGCCCGCCACCACGGATCGCGACCGGGCCAAACAGCGCGTACTGAAGGCCTACTTCGTCCGCTGCTCCGCGACCACCGCGCGCGGCCGCCAGGTCACGGTGTACCTCCGCCGCCACGACCGCGGCGGCTGTGGCCCCGCCGGCCGCGGCACCGAGCCGCCCCACGCCGGCCAACGACCCTGA